From the genome of Photobacterium sp. TLY01:
AGCATCGTTTCAGAAATACTGACTCAGCGCATTGCTACAAATTCAATATTGCCGTCGATTTTAATTCGTCCGGAACAGGCAAACCGAAAGACGGTAAGAATGGTTTATTCTTATAGTTATAGATGATGGTAACTTTACAGCAAAATGTATCTGAATCGATATTGATAGAAAGGTTACCATCCAGGCTCTGGCCAAAGAGCGAACCATACCCAGAGTTTGAATCTGTATAGTTTCTAATGAGTGACTCTGCAGAACCTCTAATATGGTTTTTCAGTTCAGTGTTATCACAAGCACCGCCGTAATAACAATTCTCATCTACATAAGAAATACTCTTACGAAGTGCTTCTT
Proteins encoded in this window:
- a CDS encoding TadE family protein, whose product is MDSIRKNRFRIKRIKQQGSAALETIFLLPVILMIFYAVAQYSLIFVSIQMLNYVSEEALRKSISYVDENCYYGGACDNTELKNHIRGSAESLIRNYTDSNSGYGSLFGQSLDGNLSINIDSDTFCCKVTIIYNYKNKPFLPSFGLPVPDELKSTAILNL